In Methylacidiphilum infernorum V4, a single window of DNA contains:
- the rpoB gene encoding DNA-directed RNA polymerase subunit beta, whose amino-acid sequence MNEKIQRINFGKIREGLSLPNLIEHQTKSYADFLQLSVAPQERKAEGLHGVFLEVFPIESYDGKVKLEYVNYEIGESKFSPIDCLRDGKTYAAPLYVTFRLKDEEGVKEEKVYMGELPMMTPQGSFIINGAERVIVNQLHRSPGICFESSFHSNGKTLYSFRIIPDRGSWLEVAFDTNDLLYVYLDRRKKRRKFLITTLLRALAAALSGPSSPLGSGGDEEIIRLFYTVEELNLSEGIDEDKVATKVLVSEVKDPHNPDVVLARAYEPVTRSVVRQLLDVGIQSISVVDVQYDDTLIKCLKKDPTKDPVEALKEIYRRLRPGDPPTESNAKLLLKRLLLDPKRYDLGRVGRYKLNQKLNIQVDPDIRILTWEDLVAATRYLIKLRKGEGITDDIDHLGSRRVRTVGELVANQCRMGLARTERLVKERMTLFDVNTEGMTPQKLINPKALSATIRDFFARSQLSQLMDQINPLSELTHKRRLSALGPGGLSRERAGFEVRDVHPSHYGRICPIETPEGPNIGLIATMASYSRFNDYGILETPYRKVLNGKVTNEIVYFTADQEENYVIAMANTAVSEDGTILDQRVAVRFRREFMEVEREKVEYMDVSPKQIVSVAAGLIPFLEHDDANRALMGSNMQRQAVPLIQPEAPIVGTGIEERVARDIQAVIVSEVDGTVSSVTGKEIIVTPTGSPVEQKKKKSKQGSEREGIVYKLNKFMRSNAGTCINQKPIVKKGQVVKKGDVLADGPSTQNGELALGRNLLVAFMPWNGYNFEDAIIVSERVVKEDLFTSIYIDEFEIVARDTKLGPEEITRDIPNVGDEALKNLGPDGIIRVGAEVKPGDILVGKITPKSETELAPEERLLRAIFGEKAADVKDSSLRVPSGTYGIVMDVRVSSGTARVRKEKINASEAKQKIKEIEERYDQKEEELREELTQALSNILLNEKIPLDVVNVETGEIIIPANRKITKVLLRKMAQAYDKIEIDPSPIRSKIFEIIGNFEAKFEQLRNDRELELDQIESGEDTEPGIIKQVKVFIANKRKLSVGDKMAGRHGNKGVVSKIVPVEDMPYLPDGTPVDIVLNPLGVPSRMNVGQVLETHLGIAAKKLGFNVATPVFDGVKEEKIREFLVKAGMDEDGKSILYDGRTGEMFNQRVVVGMIYMMKLNHMVADKIHARAVGPYSLVTQQPLGGKAQYGGQRFGEMEVWAMEAYGAAYILQELLTVKSDDVQGRTRIYESIVKGENYLETTTPESFNVLIKELQGLCLEVNIGQRSDVIGLSVKPTTPKALSGGEAA is encoded by the coding sequence ATGAACGAAAAGATACAGAGAATCAATTTTGGGAAAATTCGGGAAGGATTAAGTTTACCCAATCTTATAGAACATCAAACTAAATCTTATGCCGATTTTCTCCAACTCTCGGTAGCTCCACAGGAACGAAAAGCCGAGGGGTTGCATGGAGTTTTCCTGGAGGTTTTCCCGATCGAAAGCTACGATGGGAAAGTCAAGCTTGAATATGTCAATTATGAGATTGGCGAAAGCAAGTTTAGCCCTATCGATTGCCTTCGCGATGGAAAGACCTATGCCGCCCCTCTTTATGTTACCTTTAGGCTCAAAGATGAAGAAGGGGTCAAGGAAGAGAAAGTTTACATGGGTGAACTGCCGATGATGACGCCCCAGGGCAGCTTCATCATTAATGGGGCTGAAAGGGTGATCGTAAACCAACTCCACAGGTCCCCGGGTATCTGTTTTGAATCCTCTTTCCACAGCAATGGAAAGACGCTTTATTCCTTTCGGATTATCCCCGATAGAGGGAGTTGGCTGGAGGTTGCCTTTGATACCAACGATCTTCTCTACGTGTATTTGGATAGGAGAAAGAAGAGGAGGAAGTTCCTGATTACAACATTGCTCAGGGCCCTGGCGGCGGCTCTATCCGGTCCATCTTCTCCTTTAGGTAGCGGCGGGGATGAGGAAATTATAAGGCTTTTTTATACCGTTGAGGAACTTAATTTATCTGAAGGCATTGACGAGGACAAGGTTGCCACGAAAGTTCTCGTGAGCGAGGTCAAAGACCCTCATAATCCCGATGTGGTATTGGCTAGGGCCTATGAACCGGTCACAAGAAGCGTGGTAAGGCAGCTTTTGGACGTGGGTATCCAGTCCATCTCCGTAGTCGATGTGCAGTATGACGACACCCTCATTAAATGCCTTAAAAAGGATCCTACCAAAGATCCTGTAGAAGCTTTAAAAGAAATATACAGAAGGCTCAGGCCGGGAGATCCCCCTACGGAATCTAATGCAAAGCTCTTATTAAAAAGGCTGTTATTGGATCCAAAAAGGTACGACTTGGGAAGAGTGGGCCGGTATAAGCTGAACCAAAAATTGAACATCCAAGTGGATCCCGACATCCGTATTTTGACCTGGGAAGATCTCGTTGCGGCCACCCGTTACCTGATAAAACTAAGAAAGGGCGAGGGCATTACCGATGACATCGATCACTTGGGGAGTAGACGTGTCAGGACGGTAGGAGAACTTGTTGCCAACCAATGTCGGATGGGACTTGCTCGCACCGAGCGGCTTGTCAAAGAAAGAATGACTCTTTTTGATGTGAATACCGAGGGAATGACCCCTCAAAAACTCATTAATCCCAAGGCCCTTTCTGCAACGATAAGAGACTTTTTCGCCCGCAGCCAGCTCTCTCAGCTCATGGATCAAATCAATCCCCTTTCGGAATTGACCCACAAAAGAAGGCTTTCAGCTCTGGGACCGGGAGGGCTGTCAAGAGAAAGAGCCGGTTTTGAGGTAAGAGATGTTCACCCTTCCCATTACGGCAGGATTTGTCCCATTGAAACGCCAGAAGGGCCCAACATCGGACTGATCGCCACGATGGCTTCTTATAGCCGGTTCAACGATTACGGTATTTTGGAAACCCCCTATCGCAAGGTTCTAAACGGTAAAGTGACCAACGAAATTGTTTATTTTACAGCCGATCAAGAAGAAAACTACGTGATTGCGATGGCCAACACGGCGGTTTCCGAAGACGGAACCATATTGGATCAGCGAGTCGCCGTGAGATTCCGCCGGGAATTCATGGAAGTGGAAAGGGAAAAAGTCGAGTACATGGATGTTTCTCCCAAGCAGATAGTTTCTGTGGCTGCGGGGTTGATTCCTTTCCTTGAACATGATGATGCGAACCGAGCCCTCATGGGCTCGAATATGCAGAGACAGGCCGTTCCCCTTATTCAGCCGGAAGCTCCGATAGTCGGTACGGGGATTGAGGAAAGGGTGGCCAGGGATATTCAAGCCGTAATTGTCAGCGAGGTGGATGGAACGGTCAGCTCGGTGACGGGTAAGGAAATTATCGTGACCCCGACCGGAAGCCCGGTTGAACAGAAAAAGAAGAAAAGCAAGCAGGGATCTGAACGGGAGGGAATAGTTTACAAGCTCAACAAGTTCATGAGATCGAATGCGGGGACTTGTATTAATCAAAAACCGATTGTGAAAAAAGGCCAGGTTGTAAAAAAGGGAGACGTCCTGGCCGATGGACCGAGTACCCAGAATGGAGAACTGGCTTTGGGCAGAAACCTGCTTGTGGCCTTTATGCCCTGGAATGGGTATAACTTTGAAGATGCCATCATTGTTTCCGAAAGGGTGGTTAAGGAAGATTTGTTTACGAGCATCTATATAGATGAATTTGAGATCGTGGCCCGGGATACGAAATTGGGACCCGAGGAAATTACAAGAGATATTCCTAATGTGGGGGATGAAGCTTTAAAGAATTTAGGTCCAGACGGCATCATTCGGGTAGGGGCCGAGGTAAAGCCCGGAGATATTCTCGTGGGCAAAATTACACCCAAGAGTGAAACCGAGCTTGCCCCTGAAGAAAGACTTTTGAGGGCCATTTTTGGGGAAAAGGCCGCTGATGTAAAGGATTCTTCCTTGAGAGTACCCTCTGGTACCTATGGGATCGTCATGGACGTTCGCGTCAGTTCGGGGACTGCCCGTGTTCGAAAAGAAAAAATCAATGCTTCCGAAGCGAAACAAAAAATTAAAGAGATCGAAGAAAGATACGATCAAAAAGAGGAAGAGCTCAGGGAGGAATTGACTCAAGCCTTATCCAACATCCTTTTAAATGAGAAGATCCCCCTGGATGTGGTCAACGTTGAAACCGGGGAGATTATTATCCCGGCTAACCGGAAAATCACCAAGGTGCTGTTGAGGAAGATGGCCCAGGCTTATGACAAGATCGAGATTGACCCCAGTCCAATTCGCTCAAAGATCTTCGAAATTATTGGTAACTTTGAAGCAAAATTTGAACAACTAAGGAATGATAGGGAGCTGGAGCTTGATCAAATTGAGAGTGGAGAAGATACAGAGCCTGGAATAATCAAACAGGTCAAGGTTTTCATCGCCAATAAAAGGAAACTTTCGGTTGGGGATAAAATGGCGGGTAGGCATGGAAACAAAGGGGTTGTTTCCAAGATCGTGCCGGTTGAAGATATGCCCTATCTTCCCGATGGAACACCGGTGGATATTGTCCTCAATCCCTTGGGCGTTCCTTCTCGAATGAACGTAGGGCAGGTGCTCGAAACCCACCTGGGTATTGCGGCAAAGAAATTGGGTTTTAATGTAGCCACCCCGGTTTTTGATGGGGTTAAAGAAGAAAAGATACGGGAATTTTTGGTCAAGGCGGGGATGGATGAAGATGGCAAGAGTATTCTTTACGATGGCCGAACCGGAGAGATGTTCAACCAGAGGGTGGTCGTAGGGATGATCTACATGATGAAACTCAACCACATGGTTGCCGATAAAATCCATGCCCGGGCTGTTGGACCCTACTCGCTTGTTACCCAGCAACCCTTGGGAGGAAAGGCTCAATACGGTGGACAGCGATTTGGGGAAATGGAGGTTTGGGCAATGGAAGCCTATGGAGCGGCTTATATCCTGCAGGAGTTGTTGACCGTTAAATCGGATGATGTGCAAGGCAGAACGAGGATTTATGAAAGCATTGTTAAGGGAGAAAATTACTTGGAAACGACGACCCCGGAGTCGTTCAATGTTTTGATCAAGGAACTGCAAGGCTTATGCCTCGAGGTCAACATTGGTCAACGCTCGGATGTAATAGGACTGTCGGTAAAACCTACGACACCTAAGGCCTTGAGCGGTGGAGAAGCAGCATAA
- a CDS encoding bifunctional 5,10-methylenetetrahydrofolate dehydrogenase/5,10-methenyltetrahydrofolate cyclohydrolase — MEEAQLLDGRLVAEEIHKETREAVQRLRRKGILPCVVFIRVGNHPPSELYVRMKQKKAQEVGIQSEVIALPEDVTQQEVLESLDRLNQDPSIHGILVQLPLPKHLSEKKIALAIDPRKDIDGFHPLNLGKMLLGEKDCFYPCTPLGIQELLKRYQIETEGKEVVILGRSNIVGKPLAALFLQKSKYANATVTVVHSLSQNIKEHCQKADILVAALGKAHFVTKDFVKPKAVVVDVGVSRIADPSSPQGFKIAGDVDFAEIKKIASWITPNPGGVGPMTIAMLLANTVKAAELSLGHPF; from the coding sequence ATGGAAGAAGCCCAGTTGTTAGACGGCAGACTTGTTGCAGAAGAGATTCACAAGGAAACAAGGGAAGCCGTTCAGAGATTACGCCGCAAAGGAATCTTGCCTTGCGTTGTTTTTATTCGTGTAGGCAATCATCCTCCTTCCGAACTTTACGTGAGGATGAAACAGAAAAAAGCCCAAGAAGTGGGGATTCAATCCGAAGTCATTGCCCTTCCTGAAGATGTTACCCAGCAGGAAGTGTTGGAGAGCCTGGATAGATTGAACCAGGACCCCTCCATTCATGGAATTCTCGTTCAGCTTCCTCTTCCCAAGCATCTTTCCGAAAAGAAAATAGCCCTTGCCATTGATCCCCGAAAAGATATCGACGGGTTTCATCCTTTAAATTTAGGGAAAATGCTCTTGGGGGAAAAAGATTGCTTTTATCCCTGCACTCCTTTAGGCATACAAGAACTTTTAAAGCGGTATCAAATTGAAACCGAAGGCAAAGAGGTCGTCATCCTCGGCAGAAGCAATATCGTGGGTAAACCCTTGGCCGCCTTGTTCCTTCAAAAATCCAAGTACGCCAACGCCACCGTCACCGTCGTTCATTCTTTAAGCCAAAACATTAAAGAACACTGCCAGAAAGCCGATATTCTCGTTGCTGCTCTTGGTAAAGCTCATTTTGTGACCAAGGACTTCGTCAAGCCGAAGGCTGTGGTAGTAGATGTGGGGGTTAGCCGCATTGCCGATCCTTCTTCCCCACAAGGATTTAAGATCGCCGGAGACGTTGACTTTGCCGAGATCAAAAAAATAGCTTCTTGGATCACTCCCAATCCTGGAGGAGTGGGTCCCATGACGATAGCCATGCTCTTAGCCAATACCGTTAAGGCCGCGGAACTTTCCCTAGGCCATCCATTCTAA
- a CDS encoding NAD-binding protein, translating to MDLPVVIIGCGYIGRILALRLKSQQKAVMGIVKTEESRINLEKQGIPAIAADITDNRFPRVLPPASALVFSASSNRSEAGLFGKIFSIGLDQVLESAKGIPLLLVSSTSVYSQVEGEWVNEDSPAIPTTPSGVILKQAEQKVLERGGTVLRASGIYGPQRAYRITGLVERRVRIDPRKKWINQVHGFDLARAIEHFLTVPGLFNISDDLPTLEEDFYSWLCQNLNVPFPPLGQKPPHPKRGYSNKRISNKKAKSMGFRLDFPTFKEGYSNLVQIYKNPS from the coding sequence ATGGATCTCCCCGTAGTCATCATCGGTTGTGGTTATATCGGAAGGATTTTGGCTCTAAGGCTAAAAAGCCAACAAAAGGCGGTCATGGGCATAGTCAAAACCGAGGAAAGCCGTATCAATCTTGAAAAGCAGGGTATTCCAGCCATCGCGGCCGATATCACCGATAACCGGTTCCCCCGGGTTCTCCCTCCTGCTTCAGCCCTTGTCTTTTCTGCTTCTTCTAACCGGTCGGAAGCTGGACTCTTCGGAAAAATCTTTTCTATAGGACTGGATCAAGTGCTAGAGTCCGCAAAAGGGATTCCTTTGCTTCTTGTTTCTTCCACCTCTGTCTACAGTCAAGTTGAAGGAGAATGGGTTAACGAAGATTCCCCCGCGATTCCAACAACGCCTTCTGGAGTAATTTTAAAACAAGCTGAACAAAAGGTCCTTGAGCGAGGTGGCACGGTATTAAGGGCTTCAGGCATTTATGGTCCACAAAGAGCCTACCGCATCACCGGATTAGTTGAAAGGAGGGTACGGATAGACCCGAGGAAAAAATGGATAAACCAGGTTCACGGGTTTGATCTTGCCCGGGCTATAGAACATTTCTTAACTGTCCCGGGCTTGTTCAACATCTCCGATGATCTGCCCACCCTTGAAGAAGACTTTTACTCTTGGCTGTGTCAAAACCTCAATGTTCCCTTTCCTCCCCTTGGGCAAAAACCTCCCCATCCCAAAAGAGGCTATTCCAACAAGAGGATTTCCAACAAAAAAGCGAAATCCATGGGTTTTAGGCTTGATTTTCCTACCTTCAAGGAAGGATACTCTAACCTAGTGCAAATCTATAAAAACCCCTCTTAA
- the rplL gene encoding 50S ribosomal protein L7/L12: MADLDSIVDQLSKLTILEASELVKKLEAKWGVSAAAPVAVAAAPAGAQQGAPQAPVEEKTTFAVHLKEIGPNKIAVIKEVRAAISGLGLAEAKALVEGAPKLLKDGLSKEEAEEIKKKIEAAGAKVEIK, translated from the coding sequence ATGGCTGATCTAGATTCGATTGTGGATCAATTGAGTAAACTAACGATATTGGAAGCTTCTGAACTGGTGAAGAAGCTTGAAGCAAAGTGGGGAGTCAGTGCTGCTGCTCCCGTTGCCGTGGCGGCTGCCCCGGCTGGGGCCCAACAAGGTGCTCCTCAAGCTCCGGTAGAGGAAAAAACGACCTTTGCCGTTCATTTGAAGGAGATAGGACCGAATAAAATTGCCGTAATCAAGGAAGTAAGAGCGGCTATATCGGGTCTTGGCCTGGCGGAAGCAAAGGCTCTTGTTGAAGGAGCCCCTAAGCTTCTCAAGGATGGATTATCGAAAGAGGAGGCTGAAGAGATAAAGAAAAAGATCGAAGCAGCCGGAGCAAAAGTAGAAATCAAGTAA
- the rpoC gene encoding DNA-directed RNA polymerase subunit beta', whose protein sequence is MEAKNLTARQVLGFQKTIGFDEVRISIASPETIESWSKGEVRNPETINYRTFKPEKGGLFCERIFGPTKDWECACGKYKRIKYKGVICDRCGVEVTLSRVRRERMGHIKLAVPVSHIWFLKCMPSRLGLIMDMTAKDLERVIYYEDYLVVDPGKTPLRFKQLLSEQEYRDALAQYGEEAFVAKMGAEAVRDILKQIDLQALANDLTAAMEGTRSKQLKKKLAKRLKLVQGLINSETRPEWMILEVLPVIPPDLRPLVPLEGGRFATSDLNDLYRRVINRNNRLKNLLQLKTPDVIIRNEKRMLQEAVDALLDNGRHGRAVTGAGNRPLKSLSDMLQGKTGRFRMNLLGKRVDYSGRSVIVIGPELKLHQCGLPKKMALVLFEPFMIRRLRELGHVHTVRTAKKMIEKQDPLVWDVLEQVTAGHLVLLNRAPTLHRLSIQAFEPILIEGDAIRIHPLVCTAYNADFDGDQMAVHVPLSIEAQLEARLLMLAPLNIFSPSSGKPITTPTQDITLGCYYLTQPPLKIKVQEQKRKPLFSDAQEVIFAYNDGLLQMHDLILLKNPDYGRSTVFGDKNKKVIETTPGRVIFNQIWPPELGFYNKPAGKKQLGEIILKCYQTVGREKTVQCLDNLKELGFAEATKAGISIGIDDMIVPAEKTRIISKAYEMVNVVERQYRSGAITDGERYNKIVDIWTQATEEISGVIYKSLENNLGRPEYNPLFLMVDSGARGNRQQVRQLAGIRGLMAKPSGEIIERPIISNFREGLSVLEYFISTHGARKGLADTALKTADAGYLTRKLHDVAQDVVITMQDCGTNKGIIVQAIYEGDEEIVKLSERIYGRVCCDEIIDPMTGRIVVRPGELIDEKKAKEIEEAGAEKVKIRSVLTCESKWGVCASCYGLNLATNRMARLGESVGVIAAQSIGEPGTQLTMRTFHIGGTASQVFKQPQIRARNDGIVQYIDLRTVKTVDNHFIVLSKSGYLAVLDPSGRELERHTVIVGSIILIPDGEMVKKGQVFVQWDPYNVPILTEKGGIVEFRDIIEGVTVKKELDETTKQISTIVIEHKHDLHPQILILDENTREVIAFYGIPAGARIEVKPGDKVVAGQRIARTPRKMVQTKDITGGLPRVAELFEARKPKDSAEIAKIDGIVEDGGIIRGKRRILIRDPQTGSEEEHLIPLSKHLIVYKGDVVKKGQQLTEGPIVPQEILDVCGIQELQEYLLNEVQEVYRLQGVEINDKHIEIIIKQMLKKVKILDAGDTSFLWEEQVDRLKFEEENRIIEAKGGKPAVGIPVLLGITKASLDTDSFIAAASFQDTTRVLTEAATLGKVDPLKGFKENIIMGNLIPSGTGFRTYRNIRLVEVAPPEFKEEKKEQKIYGNGEEPAKEQKWIPQAGT, encoded by the coding sequence ATGGAAGCCAAAAATTTGACAGCGCGCCAAGTACTCGGTTTTCAAAAAACGATTGGATTTGATGAAGTCCGTATTTCCATTGCTTCACCTGAAACGATAGAGTCATGGAGCAAAGGTGAAGTGCGTAATCCCGAAACGATTAACTATAGGACATTCAAACCCGAAAAAGGGGGGCTTTTTTGCGAGAGAATTTTTGGACCTACCAAGGATTGGGAATGTGCTTGTGGCAAGTACAAAAGGATCAAGTACAAGGGGGTAATTTGTGACCGGTGCGGGGTAGAAGTCACCTTGTCACGCGTCAGAAGAGAACGAATGGGGCATATAAAGCTTGCGGTTCCCGTTTCTCACATCTGGTTTTTGAAGTGCATGCCTAGCCGGCTTGGTTTGATCATGGATATGACCGCCAAGGACCTGGAGCGGGTCATTTATTACGAAGACTATCTGGTTGTTGATCCGGGTAAAACCCCTTTAAGATTCAAGCAGCTTCTTTCCGAACAGGAATACCGCGATGCTTTAGCCCAATATGGAGAGGAAGCATTTGTCGCGAAGATGGGAGCGGAAGCTGTAAGGGATATATTAAAACAGATCGATCTCCAAGCCCTGGCCAACGATCTGACGGCGGCGATGGAGGGAACGAGAAGCAAGCAGCTGAAGAAGAAGTTGGCCAAGAGGCTCAAGCTTGTCCAAGGCCTTATCAATTCGGAAACCAGGCCTGAATGGATGATTTTAGAAGTACTGCCCGTGATCCCTCCCGATTTAAGACCTCTTGTTCCCTTGGAAGGGGGAAGGTTTGCCACCTCCGATCTTAATGATCTTTATAGGAGGGTGATTAACCGGAATAATCGGCTGAAGAATCTCCTGCAACTGAAGACTCCCGATGTGATTATCCGAAATGAAAAGAGAATGCTCCAGGAAGCCGTTGACGCCCTTTTAGATAACGGCAGGCATGGGAGAGCGGTAACAGGGGCGGGGAACAGGCCTTTGAAATCCTTATCGGATATGCTCCAAGGGAAAACGGGAAGATTCCGCATGAATTTGTTGGGCAAGAGAGTGGATTACAGCGGCCGGTCGGTCATAGTCATAGGGCCGGAGCTCAAACTTCATCAATGTGGTCTTCCCAAAAAAATGGCCCTGGTGCTTTTTGAGCCCTTTATGATCAGGAGGTTAAGGGAATTGGGGCATGTCCACACGGTGAGAACGGCCAAAAAGATGATTGAAAAACAGGATCCCCTTGTATGGGACGTACTTGAACAGGTAACGGCCGGTCACCTTGTGCTTTTGAATAGGGCTCCTACTTTGCACAGGCTTTCTATCCAAGCTTTTGAACCCATTTTGATTGAAGGTGATGCCATTCGCATTCATCCCTTGGTTTGTACAGCGTATAATGCGGATTTTGATGGGGACCAGATGGCGGTGCATGTTCCTCTTTCTATTGAGGCGCAATTGGAAGCAAGGCTGCTCATGCTCGCTCCCCTGAACATCTTCTCTCCCTCCAGTGGAAAGCCTATTACCACTCCCACCCAGGACATTACCCTGGGTTGTTATTACTTGACCCAGCCTCCCCTCAAGATAAAAGTCCAAGAACAGAAGCGAAAACCGTTATTTTCGGACGCCCAGGAAGTCATCTTCGCCTACAATGATGGCCTTCTGCAGATGCATGATCTTATCCTTCTTAAGAATCCCGATTATGGTCGGAGCACTGTTTTTGGAGATAAAAACAAAAAGGTGATCGAAACCACCCCGGGGAGAGTCATTTTCAACCAGATATGGCCTCCGGAGCTTGGTTTTTATAACAAGCCGGCGGGTAAAAAGCAACTCGGAGAGATCATCCTTAAGTGTTATCAAACCGTTGGCCGGGAGAAAACTGTCCAATGCCTGGATAACCTTAAAGAGTTAGGCTTTGCAGAGGCTACAAAAGCGGGGATTTCCATCGGCATCGATGATATGATCGTTCCTGCGGAGAAAACCAGGATTATCAGCAAAGCCTACGAGATGGTTAACGTGGTTGAACGTCAATACCGGTCTGGAGCGATCACCGACGGAGAAAGATACAACAAGATAGTGGATATTTGGACCCAGGCTACAGAAGAGATCTCGGGTGTAATTTACAAGTCATTGGAGAACAACTTGGGCAGGCCTGAATATAACCCCCTCTTTCTGATGGTCGATTCCGGGGCTCGGGGTAACCGCCAGCAGGTTCGCCAACTGGCGGGAATTCGAGGCCTGATGGCGAAGCCTTCCGGGGAGATTATTGAAAGGCCGATAATTTCCAACTTTAGAGAAGGCCTTTCGGTGTTGGAGTACTTTATTAGCACTCATGGGGCGAGGAAAGGACTAGCCGATACGGCTTTGAAAACGGCTGATGCGGGCTATTTGACGAGAAAACTTCATGATGTCGCCCAGGACGTGGTCATAACGATGCAAGACTGCGGAACGAACAAGGGGATCATCGTTCAAGCTATTTATGAGGGGGATGAGGAGATTGTTAAACTATCCGAGAGGATTTACGGCCGGGTATGTTGCGATGAAATTATCGATCCCATGACCGGAAGAATAGTGGTGAGGCCGGGTGAGCTCATCGACGAAAAGAAAGCCAAAGAAATAGAAGAAGCGGGAGCCGAAAAGGTAAAAATCCGTTCCGTCCTCACCTGCGAGAGCAAGTGGGGCGTATGTGCCAGCTGTTATGGCCTGAATTTGGCTACCAACAGGATGGCCAGGTTAGGAGAATCGGTGGGGGTAATTGCGGCTCAATCTATTGGAGAACCCGGTACCCAATTGACCATGCGGACATTCCATATTGGAGGCACCGCTTCCCAGGTTTTCAAACAACCCCAGATAAGGGCGCGTAACGATGGGATTGTTCAATATATCGACCTGAGAACGGTGAAAACCGTGGATAACCATTTCATTGTCTTAAGCAAGAGCGGATACCTGGCCGTTTTGGATCCATCCGGAAGGGAACTGGAAAGGCATACGGTCATAGTCGGTTCGATCATCTTGATTCCGGATGGGGAAATGGTCAAAAAAGGCCAGGTTTTCGTCCAGTGGGATCCTTACAACGTGCCTATTTTAACCGAAAAAGGAGGCATAGTTGAATTTCGGGATATTATCGAAGGGGTTACGGTTAAGAAAGAACTCGATGAAACGACAAAACAAATCAGCACGATTGTCATAGAGCATAAACATGACCTTCATCCTCAAATATTAATCCTTGACGAAAACACTCGGGAGGTGATCGCTTTTTACGGGATTCCGGCAGGAGCGAGAATCGAGGTTAAGCCAGGGGACAAGGTTGTTGCCGGTCAAAGAATCGCCCGAACACCAAGAAAAATGGTTCAAACCAAGGATATTACCGGGGGCTTGCCTCGAGTAGCAGAACTCTTTGAGGCGAGAAAACCCAAAGATTCGGCCGAAATTGCAAAGATCGACGGCATAGTGGAAGATGGAGGGATTATTCGGGGTAAAAGAAGGATCCTGATTAGGGATCCGCAGACGGGAAGCGAAGAAGAACATCTTATTCCTCTTTCAAAGCATCTCATCGTGTACAAGGGGGATGTGGTTAAAAAAGGACAGCAATTGACCGAAGGGCCTATAGTCCCCCAAGAAATTCTCGACGTTTGTGGGATCCAGGAATTGCAAGAGTACCTCCTTAACGAGGTTCAAGAGGTGTACCGATTGCAAGGGGTGGAAATTAACGATAAGCATATCGAAATCATCATTAAACAGATGCTTAAAAAGGTAAAAATCCTGGATGCGGGAGATACTTCTTTCTTGTGGGAAGAACAGGTTGATCGGCTGAAGTTTGAAGAAGAAAATAGGATCATCGAAGCAAAAGGAGGCAAACCGGCGGTAGGCATACCCGTCCTCTTGGGTATTACCAAGGCTTCCCTGGATACAGACAGCTTTATAGCCGCTGCGAGTTTCCAGGATACAACGAGGGTTTTAACCGAAGCCGCTACCTTGGGGAAGGTCGATCCTCTAAAAGGTTTTAAAGAAAACATTATTATGGGTAATTTGATCCCTTCGGGGACGGGATTTAGAACTTACAGAAATATCCGACTCGTGGAAGTGGCTCCCCCCGAGTTTAAAGAAGAGAAAAAAGAGCAAAAGATCTACGGTAATGGAGAAGAGCCCGCAAAGGAACAAAAATGGATTCCCCAGGCAGGAACCTAG
- the proB gene encoding glutamate 5-kinase — protein sequence MRAERWVVKLGTGVLSTAGGSLDLHQVENLTRQLIELKKKDIEVIVVSSGAIGCGMEILGYSKRPDTIEELQACSTLGQPFLMHYYKKFFSSYGFHVAQILVTYFDLDSLSLRSNIRKLLEYLLLKKTVIPIINENDCVSYEEIRFGDNDRLSSHIAVLTKADRLVILSNVSGLMDYSNGEKKPIPFVDEIDSRIEKLAEGTRSERSVGGMITKIEAAKIAVLAGIQMQIADGREKDVLIRIHEGETLGTLFRVKNDARTFGADSQPLPKSQRG from the coding sequence ATGCGAGCGGAACGGTGGGTCGTAAAATTGGGAACGGGAGTTTTAAGCACGGCCGGAGGCTCTCTTGACCTGCATCAAGTGGAAAACTTGACCAGGCAGCTTATCGAATTAAAAAAGAAAGATATCGAGGTTATCGTCGTTAGCTCTGGAGCCATAGGTTGTGGAATGGAAATATTAGGCTATTCTAAAAGACCGGATACCATTGAGGAGCTTCAAGCCTGCTCGACGTTGGGCCAGCCTTTTCTCATGCATTATTACAAAAAGTTTTTCTCTTCTTATGGGTTTCACGTAGCCCAGATCCTTGTGACCTATTTTGACCTGGATAGCCTTTCTTTACGATCGAACATCAGGAAGCTGTTAGAATACTTGTTGCTTAAAAAGACGGTTATACCCATAATTAATGAAAACGATTGTGTGTCTTACGAAGAAATACGATTTGGAGACAATGACCGGCTGTCTTCCCACATCGCCGTGTTAACTAAGGCCGATAGGTTGGTGATCCTCTCGAATGTCTCCGGGCTCATGGACTATAGCAATGGAGAGAAGAAACCCATTCCTTTTGTCGATGAGATCGATAGTCGAATAGAAAAATTGGCGGAAGGGACCCGGAGTGAAAGGTCGGTAGGAGGGATGATTACGAAGATTGAAGCGGCTAAAATAGCGGTTTTGGCAGGAATCCAGATGCAAATTGCCGATGGAAGAGAAAAAGACGTTTTGATTCGAATTCATGAGGGAGAAACTTTAGGAACTCTTTTCAGGGTAAAAAACGATGCAAGAACTTTCGGAGCAGATTCACAGCCTTTGCCAAAAAGCCAAAGAGGCTAG